In one Camelus dromedarius isolate mCamDro1 chromosome 31, mCamDro1.pat, whole genome shotgun sequence genomic region, the following are encoded:
- the DGCR8 gene encoding microprocessor complex subunit DGCR8 isoform X1 → METCESPSPLPREPAGGAVMENRACPLQVLPREQSPPPPLQTSSDAEVMDVGSGGDGQAEPPAEDPLNFYGASLLSRGSFSKARLLVDPNCSGHSPRTARHAPAVRKFSPDLKLLKDVKISVSFTESCRSKDRKVLYTGAERDVRAECGLALSPVSGDVHACPFGGSVGNGVGVGGESADKKDEENELDQEKRVEYAVLDELEDFTENLELDEEGAGGFTAKAIVQRDRVDEEALNFSYEDDFDNDVDALLEEGLCAPKKRRVEERYGADSDHPSDGETSVQPMMTKIKTVLKSRGRPPTEPLPDGWIMTFHNSGVPVYLHRESRVVTWSRPYFLGTGSIRKHDPPLSSIPCLHYKKMKDNEEREQSSELASGGEVSPAKPPSRSAELEPPPEEPDSLGADSGPPDEKDALGAEAAPGALGQVKAKVEVCKDESVDLEEFRNYLEKRFDFEQVTVKKFRTWAERRQFNREMKRKQAESERPILPANQKLITLSVQDAPTKKEFVINPNGKSEVCILHEYMQRVLKVRPVYNFFECENPSEPFGASVTIDGVTYGSGTASSKKLAKNKAARATLEILIPDFVKQTSEEKPKDSEELEYFNHISIEDSRVYELTSKAGLLSPYQILHECLKRNHGMGDTSIKFEVVPGKNQKSEYVMACGKHTVRGWCKNKRVGKQLASQKILQLLHPHVKNWGSLLRMYGRESSKMVKQETSDKSVIELQQFARKNKPNLHILSKLQEEMRRLAEEREETRKKPKMSIVASAQPGGEPLCTVDV, encoded by the exons ATGGAGACATGTGAGAGTCCCTCTCCTCTCCCGCGTGAGCCCGCAGGAGGAGCGGTGATGGAGAACCGAGCTTGCCCCCTCCAAGTGCTGCCCCGTGAACAGTCTCCACCACCTCCCCTGCAAACGTCCAGTGATGCAGAGGTAATGGACGTTGGCTCTGGTGGTGATGGACAGGCCGAACCCCCTGCCGAGGACCCGCTCAACTTCTACGGAGCGTCTCTTCTCTCCAGAGGATCCTTCTCTAAGGCCCGCCTCCTCGTAGACCCGAACTGTAGTGGCCACAGCCCGCGCACCGCCCGGCACGCACCTGCGGTCCGGAAGTTCTCCCCTGACCTTAAGTTGCTTAAGGATGTAAAGATTAGCGTGAGCTTTACCGAGAGCTGCAGGAGTAAGGACAGGAAGGTGCTGTACACAGGAGCGGAGCGCGACGTGCGGGCGGAGTGCGGTCTGGCCCTTAGCCCTGTCAGTGGAGACGTGCATGCTTGTCCCTTTGGCGGGAGTGTCGGTAACGGGGTAGGCGTAGGGGGTGAGAGTGCTGATAAGAAGGATGAGGAGAATGAGCTGGATCAGGAAAAGAGAGTGGAGTACGCAGTGCTCGATGAGTTAGAAGATTTTACTGAGAATTTGGAGCTAGATGAAGAAGGAGCAGGCGGGTTCACGGCTAAAGCCATCGTGCAGAGAGACAGAGTGGACGAAGAGGCCTTGAATTTCTCCTACGAG GATGACTTTGACAACGATGTTGACGCCCTACTGGAAGAGGGCCTCTGCGCTCCCAAGAAGAGGCGGGTGGAGGAGAGGTATGGGGCAGACAGCGACCATCCGTCAGATGGAGAGACGAGTGTGCAGCCCATGATGACCAAAATCAAAACAGTGCTCAAAA GTCGTGGCCGCCCCCCGACAGAGCCGTTGCCCGATGGGTGGATCATGACGTTCCATAACTCCGGAGTCCCTGTGTACCTGCACCGAGAGTCGCGGGTGGTCACCTGGTCCAGGCCGTACTTCTTGGGAACGGGAAGCATACGG AAACACGACCCTCCTCTGAGTAGCATCCCCTGCCTGCATTACAAGAAAATGAAGGACAAcgaggagagggagcagagcagTGAGCTTGCGTCTGGTGGGGAGGTATCCCCGGCCAAGCCCCCGAGCCGGTCTGCGGAGCTGGAGCCCCCGCCGGAGGAGCCCGACTCCTTGGGGGCCGACTCGGGGCCCCCAGATGAGAAAGACGCACTGGGGGCCGAGGCCgcccctggggccctggggcaggtgaAGGCCAAGGTGGAAGTGTGCAAAGATGAGTCAGTCG ACCTCGAGGAATTTCGGAACTACCTAGAGAAACGCTTTGACTTCGAGCAAGTTACTGTGAAGAAATTCAGGACGTGGGCTGAGCGTCGGCAGTTCAATCGAGAAATGAAGCGAAAACAGGCCGAGTCGGAGAGGCCCATCCTGCCGGCCAACCAGAAGCTCATCACTCTGTCTGTGCAGGACGCACCCACgaagaaag AGTTTGTCATTAACCCCAACGGGAAGTCCGAGGTCTGCATTCTGCACGAGTACATGCAGCGAGTGCTCAAGGTCCGCCCTGTGTACAACTTCTTTGAATGTG agaacCCAAGTGAACCTTTTGGTGCCTCGGTGACCATTGATGGTGTGACCTATGGATCTGGAACTGCGAGCAGCAAAAAACTAGCGAAGAACAAAGCTG CTCGGGCTACGCTGGAAATCCTCATCCCTGACTTTGTTAAACAGACGTCCGAGGAGAAGCCCAAGGACAGCGAGGAGCTGGAG TACTTCAACCACATCAGCATCGAGGACTCGCGGGTCTACGAGCTGACCAGCAAGGCCGGGTTGCTGTCTCCCTACCAGATCCTCCATGAGTGCCTTAAAAG AAACCACGGAATGGGGGACACCTCCATCAAGTTTGAAGTGGTTCCTGGTAAAAACCAGAAGAGTGAATACGTCATGGCGTGTGGCAAGCACACAGTGCGCGGCTGGT GTAAGAATAAGCGAGTTGGGAAACAGTTAGCCTCCCAGAAAATCCTTCAGCTGCTGCACCCGCACGTGAAGAACTGGGGATCTTTGCTTCGCATGTATGGCCGCGAAAGCAGCAAGATGGTCAAACAG GAGACCTCGGACAAGAGCGTGATTGAGTTGCAGCAGTTTGCCCGGAAGAACAAGCCAAACCTGCACATCCTGAGCAAGCTGCAAGAGGAGATGCGGAGGCTGGCGGAGGAGAGG GAGGAGACACGGAAGAAGCCCAAGATGTCCATCGTGGCGTCTGCGCAGCCTGGTGGGGAGCCCCTGTGCACTGTGGACGTGTGA
- the DGCR8 gene encoding microprocessor complex subunit DGCR8 isoform X2, producing the protein MENRACPLQVLPREQSPPPPLQTSSDAEVMDVGSGGDGQAEPPAEDPLNFYGASLLSRGSFSKARLLVDPNCSGHSPRTARHAPAVRKFSPDLKLLKDVKISVSFTESCRSKDRKVLYTGAERDVRAECGLALSPVSGDVHACPFGGSVGNGVGVGGESADKKDEENELDQEKRVEYAVLDELEDFTENLELDEEGAGGFTAKAIVQRDRVDEEALNFSYEDDFDNDVDALLEEGLCAPKKRRVEERYGADSDHPSDGETSVQPMMTKIKTVLKSRGRPPTEPLPDGWIMTFHNSGVPVYLHRESRVVTWSRPYFLGTGSIRKHDPPLSSIPCLHYKKMKDNEEREQSSELASGGEVSPAKPPSRSAELEPPPEEPDSLGADSGPPDEKDALGAEAAPGALGQVKAKVEVCKDESVDLEEFRNYLEKRFDFEQVTVKKFRTWAERRQFNREMKRKQAESERPILPANQKLITLSVQDAPTKKEFVINPNGKSEVCILHEYMQRVLKVRPVYNFFECENPSEPFGASVTIDGVTYGSGTASSKKLAKNKAARATLEILIPDFVKQTSEEKPKDSEELEYFNHISIEDSRVYELTSKAGLLSPYQILHECLKRNHGMGDTSIKFEVVPGKNQKSEYVMACGKHTVRGWCKNKRVGKQLASQKILQLLHPHVKNWGSLLRMYGRESSKMVKQETSDKSVIELQQFARKNKPNLHILSKLQEEMRRLAEEREETRKKPKMSIVASAQPGGEPLCTVDV; encoded by the exons ATGGAGAACCGAGCTTGCCCCCTCCAAGTGCTGCCCCGTGAACAGTCTCCACCACCTCCCCTGCAAACGTCCAGTGATGCAGAGGTAATGGACGTTGGCTCTGGTGGTGATGGACAGGCCGAACCCCCTGCCGAGGACCCGCTCAACTTCTACGGAGCGTCTCTTCTCTCCAGAGGATCCTTCTCTAAGGCCCGCCTCCTCGTAGACCCGAACTGTAGTGGCCACAGCCCGCGCACCGCCCGGCACGCACCTGCGGTCCGGAAGTTCTCCCCTGACCTTAAGTTGCTTAAGGATGTAAAGATTAGCGTGAGCTTTACCGAGAGCTGCAGGAGTAAGGACAGGAAGGTGCTGTACACAGGAGCGGAGCGCGACGTGCGGGCGGAGTGCGGTCTGGCCCTTAGCCCTGTCAGTGGAGACGTGCATGCTTGTCCCTTTGGCGGGAGTGTCGGTAACGGGGTAGGCGTAGGGGGTGAGAGTGCTGATAAGAAGGATGAGGAGAATGAGCTGGATCAGGAAAAGAGAGTGGAGTACGCAGTGCTCGATGAGTTAGAAGATTTTACTGAGAATTTGGAGCTAGATGAAGAAGGAGCAGGCGGGTTCACGGCTAAAGCCATCGTGCAGAGAGACAGAGTGGACGAAGAGGCCTTGAATTTCTCCTACGAG GATGACTTTGACAACGATGTTGACGCCCTACTGGAAGAGGGCCTCTGCGCTCCCAAGAAGAGGCGGGTGGAGGAGAGGTATGGGGCAGACAGCGACCATCCGTCAGATGGAGAGACGAGTGTGCAGCCCATGATGACCAAAATCAAAACAGTGCTCAAAA GTCGTGGCCGCCCCCCGACAGAGCCGTTGCCCGATGGGTGGATCATGACGTTCCATAACTCCGGAGTCCCTGTGTACCTGCACCGAGAGTCGCGGGTGGTCACCTGGTCCAGGCCGTACTTCTTGGGAACGGGAAGCATACGG AAACACGACCCTCCTCTGAGTAGCATCCCCTGCCTGCATTACAAGAAAATGAAGGACAAcgaggagagggagcagagcagTGAGCTTGCGTCTGGTGGGGAGGTATCCCCGGCCAAGCCCCCGAGCCGGTCTGCGGAGCTGGAGCCCCCGCCGGAGGAGCCCGACTCCTTGGGGGCCGACTCGGGGCCCCCAGATGAGAAAGACGCACTGGGGGCCGAGGCCgcccctggggccctggggcaggtgaAGGCCAAGGTGGAAGTGTGCAAAGATGAGTCAGTCG ACCTCGAGGAATTTCGGAACTACCTAGAGAAACGCTTTGACTTCGAGCAAGTTACTGTGAAGAAATTCAGGACGTGGGCTGAGCGTCGGCAGTTCAATCGAGAAATGAAGCGAAAACAGGCCGAGTCGGAGAGGCCCATCCTGCCGGCCAACCAGAAGCTCATCACTCTGTCTGTGCAGGACGCACCCACgaagaaag AGTTTGTCATTAACCCCAACGGGAAGTCCGAGGTCTGCATTCTGCACGAGTACATGCAGCGAGTGCTCAAGGTCCGCCCTGTGTACAACTTCTTTGAATGTG agaacCCAAGTGAACCTTTTGGTGCCTCGGTGACCATTGATGGTGTGACCTATGGATCTGGAACTGCGAGCAGCAAAAAACTAGCGAAGAACAAAGCTG CTCGGGCTACGCTGGAAATCCTCATCCCTGACTTTGTTAAACAGACGTCCGAGGAGAAGCCCAAGGACAGCGAGGAGCTGGAG TACTTCAACCACATCAGCATCGAGGACTCGCGGGTCTACGAGCTGACCAGCAAGGCCGGGTTGCTGTCTCCCTACCAGATCCTCCATGAGTGCCTTAAAAG AAACCACGGAATGGGGGACACCTCCATCAAGTTTGAAGTGGTTCCTGGTAAAAACCAGAAGAGTGAATACGTCATGGCGTGTGGCAAGCACACAGTGCGCGGCTGGT GTAAGAATAAGCGAGTTGGGAAACAGTTAGCCTCCCAGAAAATCCTTCAGCTGCTGCACCCGCACGTGAAGAACTGGGGATCTTTGCTTCGCATGTATGGCCGCGAAAGCAGCAAGATGGTCAAACAG GAGACCTCGGACAAGAGCGTGATTGAGTTGCAGCAGTTTGCCCGGAAGAACAAGCCAAACCTGCACATCCTGAGCAAGCTGCAAGAGGAGATGCGGAGGCTGGCGGAGGAGAGG GAGGAGACACGGAAGAAGCCCAAGATGTCCATCGTGGCGTCTGCGCAGCCTGGTGGGGAGCCCCTGTGCACTGTGGACGTGTGA
- the TRMT2A gene encoding tRNA (uracil-5-)-methyltransferase homolog A isoform X1 — MDDELDSGGRAHVQGPDQDGPGAPGSPAAPGPQQEEEEQDAEAAGPGAPPGPYSYIRAGLFTSEIFKLELQNVPRHASFSDVRRFLGRFGLQPHKTKLFGQPPCAFVTFRNAAERDKALRVLHGALWKGRPLSVRLARPKADPMARKRQREDEGEPPAPLATCIADVVTPLWAVPYQEQLERKRMECEQVLQKLAKEVGSTSRATLPWLPSQRHKHNKVCCPLEGVRPSPQQTEYRNKCEFLVGIGVDGEDNTVGCRLGKYKGGTCAVAAPYDTLHIPGATKQVVKAFQEFIRSTPYSAYDPETYSGHWKQLTVRTSRRGQAMAIAYFHPQKLSPEELAALKASLAQHFMVGPGKASGVTCLYFVEEGQRKAPSQEGLPLEHVAGDRCIHEDLLGLTFRISPHAFFQVNTPAAEVLYTVIQDWAQLDSGTTVLDVCCGTGTIGLALARKVKRVVGIELCQEAVEDARVNALDNGLPCLSAELSNVEFHCGRAEDLVPTLVSRLASQQLVAVLDPPRAGLHSKVILAIRRAENLKRLLYVSCNPRAAMGNFVDLCRVPSNRVKGTPFRPVKAVAVDLFPQTPHCEMLVLFERVEHPLSTGALEPRDPPAEPPPGLPDDTPQETQASPPS, encoded by the exons ATGGATGACGAGCTCGACAGCGGA GGCCGGGCGCACGTGCAGGGCCCCGACCAGGACGGCCCCGGCGCTCCGGGCAGCCCCGCGGCCCCAGGAccccagcaggaggaggaggagcaggacgCCGAGGCCGCGGGGCCTGGGGCTCCGCCTGGGCCCTACAGTTACATCCGGGCGGGCCTGTTCACTTCGGAGATCTTCAAGTTGGAGCTGCAGAACGTACCGCGCCACGCCAGCTTCAGCGACGTGCGGCGCTTCCTGGGCCGCTTTGGGCTGCAGCCCCACAAAACGAAACTCTTCGGGCAGCCTCCCTGCGCCTTCGTGACATTCCGCAACGCCGCCGAGCGCGACAAGGCCCTTCGAGTGCTGCATGGCGCCCTGTGGAAGGGCCGCCCTCTCAGCGTGCGTCTGGCCAGGCCCAAGGCTGATCCCATGGCCAGGAAGAGGCAGCGTGAGGATGAGGGTGAGCCGCCGGCCCCACTGGCCACGTGCATCGCTGATGTAGTCACCCCTCTTTGGGCCGTGCCCTACCAGGAGCAGCTTGAGCGGAAGCGGATGGAGTGTGAGCAGGTGCTGCAGAAGCTGGCCAA GGAAGTTGGGAGCACCAGCCGCGCCACGCTTCCTTGGCTGCCCTCACAGAGGCACAAGCACAACAAGGTCTGCTGCCCCCTGGAGGGGGTCAGGCCGTCACCCCAGCAG ACCGAGTACCGCAACAAGTGTGAGTTTCTGGTCGGCATCGGGGTGGATGGGGAAGACAACACAGTTGGCTGCCGACTGGGCAAGTACAAGGGCGGGACGTGTGCCGTGGCAGCCCCATACGACACCCTGCACATCCCCGGGGCCACCAAGCAGGTGGTGAAGGCCTTCCAGGAGTTCATCCG GTCTACTCCATACTCGGCCTACGACCCCGAGACGTACTCGGGCCACTGGAAGCAGCTGACTGTGCGCACCAGCCGCCGTGGCCAAGCCATGGCCATTGCCTACTTTCACCCCCAG AAACTGAGCCCTGAGGAGCTGGCGGCGCTGAAGGCCTCTCTGGCCCAGCACTTCATGGTGGGGCCAGGCAAGGCCAGTGGGGTGACCTGCCTCTACTTCGTGGAGGAGGGACAACG AAAGGCTCCTAGTCAGGAGGGCCTGCCTCTGGAGCACGTGGCTGGGGACCGGTGTATCCACGAGGACCTGCTGGGATTGACCTTCCGGATCTCCCCTCATGCCTTCTTCCAG GTGAACACCCCCGCGGCCGAGGTGCTCTATACAGTCATCCAGGACTGGGCCCAGCTGGACTCGGGGACCACAGTGCTGGACGTGTGCTGTGGCACCGGCACCATCGGCCTGGCCCTGGCCCGG AAGGTGAAGAGAGTTGTGGGGATCGAGCTGTGCCAGGAGGCTGTGGAGGACGCCCGGGTGAATGCCTTGGACAACG GACTGCCGTGCTTATCTGCAGAGCTAAGCAACGTCGAGTTCCACTGTGGGAGGGCGGAGGACCTGGTGCCCACCCTGGTGAGCAGACTGGCTTCCCAGCAGCTCGTTGCTGTCCTGGATCCGCCCCGTGCCGGACTGC ATTCCAAGGTGATCCTGGCCATCCGCAGAGCCGAGAACCTCAAGCGGCTCCTGTACGTCTCCTGCAACCCCCGGGCAGCAATGGGCAATTTTGTGGA cctctGTAGGGTTCCATCCAACCGCGTCAAGGGCACTCCGTTCCGGCCAGTCAAGGCTGTGGCCGTGGACCTGTTCCCGCAGACCCCGCACTGTGAGATGCTGGTCTTGTTTGAGAGGGTGGAGCACCCTCTCAGCACGGGGGCCCTGGAGCCCCGGGATCCTCCAGCCGAGCCCCCACCAGGGCTGCCAGATGACACCCCACAGGAAACCCAGGCCTCCCCGCCTTCTTAG
- the TRMT2A gene encoding tRNA (uracil-5-)-methyltransferase homolog A isoform X2, translated as MDDELDSGGRAHVQGPDQDGPGAPGSPAAPGPQQEEEEQDAEAAGPGAPPGPYSYIRAGLFTSEIFKLELQNVPRHASFSDVRRFLGRFGLQPHKTKLFGQPPCAFVTFRNAAERDKALRVLHGALWKGRPLSVRLARPKADPMARKRQREDEGEPPAPLATCIADVVTPLWAVPYQEQLERKRMECEQVLQKLAKEVGSTSRATLPWLPSQRHKHNKVCCPLEGVRPSPQQTEYRNKCEFLVGIGVDGEDNTVGCRLGKYKGGTCAVAAPYDTLHIPGATKQVVKAFQEFIRSTPYSAYDPETYSGHWKQLTVRTSRRGQAMAIAYFHPQKLSPEELAALKASLAQHFMVGPGKASGVTCLYFVEEGQRKAPSQEGLPLEHVAGDRCIHEDLLGLTFRISPHAFFQVNTPAAEVLYTVIQDWAQLDSGTTVLDVCCGTGTIGLALARKVKRVVGIELCQEAVEDARVNALDNELSNVEFHCGRAEDLVPTLVSRLASQQLVAVLDPPRAGLHSKVILAIRRAENLKRLLYVSCNPRAAMGNFVDLCRVPSNRVKGTPFRPVKAVAVDLFPQTPHCEMLVLFERVEHPLSTGALEPRDPPAEPPPGLPDDTPQETQASPPS; from the exons ATGGATGACGAGCTCGACAGCGGA GGCCGGGCGCACGTGCAGGGCCCCGACCAGGACGGCCCCGGCGCTCCGGGCAGCCCCGCGGCCCCAGGAccccagcaggaggaggaggagcaggacgCCGAGGCCGCGGGGCCTGGGGCTCCGCCTGGGCCCTACAGTTACATCCGGGCGGGCCTGTTCACTTCGGAGATCTTCAAGTTGGAGCTGCAGAACGTACCGCGCCACGCCAGCTTCAGCGACGTGCGGCGCTTCCTGGGCCGCTTTGGGCTGCAGCCCCACAAAACGAAACTCTTCGGGCAGCCTCCCTGCGCCTTCGTGACATTCCGCAACGCCGCCGAGCGCGACAAGGCCCTTCGAGTGCTGCATGGCGCCCTGTGGAAGGGCCGCCCTCTCAGCGTGCGTCTGGCCAGGCCCAAGGCTGATCCCATGGCCAGGAAGAGGCAGCGTGAGGATGAGGGTGAGCCGCCGGCCCCACTGGCCACGTGCATCGCTGATGTAGTCACCCCTCTTTGGGCCGTGCCCTACCAGGAGCAGCTTGAGCGGAAGCGGATGGAGTGTGAGCAGGTGCTGCAGAAGCTGGCCAA GGAAGTTGGGAGCACCAGCCGCGCCACGCTTCCTTGGCTGCCCTCACAGAGGCACAAGCACAACAAGGTCTGCTGCCCCCTGGAGGGGGTCAGGCCGTCACCCCAGCAG ACCGAGTACCGCAACAAGTGTGAGTTTCTGGTCGGCATCGGGGTGGATGGGGAAGACAACACAGTTGGCTGCCGACTGGGCAAGTACAAGGGCGGGACGTGTGCCGTGGCAGCCCCATACGACACCCTGCACATCCCCGGGGCCACCAAGCAGGTGGTGAAGGCCTTCCAGGAGTTCATCCG GTCTACTCCATACTCGGCCTACGACCCCGAGACGTACTCGGGCCACTGGAAGCAGCTGACTGTGCGCACCAGCCGCCGTGGCCAAGCCATGGCCATTGCCTACTTTCACCCCCAG AAACTGAGCCCTGAGGAGCTGGCGGCGCTGAAGGCCTCTCTGGCCCAGCACTTCATGGTGGGGCCAGGCAAGGCCAGTGGGGTGACCTGCCTCTACTTCGTGGAGGAGGGACAACG AAAGGCTCCTAGTCAGGAGGGCCTGCCTCTGGAGCACGTGGCTGGGGACCGGTGTATCCACGAGGACCTGCTGGGATTGACCTTCCGGATCTCCCCTCATGCCTTCTTCCAG GTGAACACCCCCGCGGCCGAGGTGCTCTATACAGTCATCCAGGACTGGGCCCAGCTGGACTCGGGGACCACAGTGCTGGACGTGTGCTGTGGCACCGGCACCATCGGCCTGGCCCTGGCCCGG AAGGTGAAGAGAGTTGTGGGGATCGAGCTGTGCCAGGAGGCTGTGGAGGACGCCCGGGTGAATGCCTTGGACAACG AGCTAAGCAACGTCGAGTTCCACTGTGGGAGGGCGGAGGACCTGGTGCCCACCCTGGTGAGCAGACTGGCTTCCCAGCAGCTCGTTGCTGTCCTGGATCCGCCCCGTGCCGGACTGC ATTCCAAGGTGATCCTGGCCATCCGCAGAGCCGAGAACCTCAAGCGGCTCCTGTACGTCTCCTGCAACCCCCGGGCAGCAATGGGCAATTTTGTGGA cctctGTAGGGTTCCATCCAACCGCGTCAAGGGCACTCCGTTCCGGCCAGTCAAGGCTGTGGCCGTGGACCTGTTCCCGCAGACCCCGCACTGTGAGATGCTGGTCTTGTTTGAGAGGGTGGAGCACCCTCTCAGCACGGGGGCCCTGGAGCCCCGGGATCCTCCAGCCGAGCCCCCACCAGGGCTGCCAGATGACACCCCACAGGAAACCCAGGCCTCCCCGCCTTCTTAG
- the TRMT2A gene encoding tRNA (uracil-5-)-methyltransferase homolog A isoform X3, with translation MDDELDSGGRAHVQGPDQDGPGAPGSPAAPGPQQEEEEQDAEAAGPGAPPGPYSYIRAGLFTSEIFKLELQNVPRHASFSDVRRFLGRFGLQPHKTKLFGQPPCAFVTFRNAAERDKALRVLHGALWKGRPLSVRLARPKADPMARKRQREDEGEPPAPLATCIADVVTPLWAVPYQEQLERKRMECEQVLQKLAKEVGSTSRATLPWLPSQRHKHNKVCCPLEGVRPSPQQTEYRNKCEFLVGIGVDGEDNTVGCRLGKYKGGTCAVAAPYDTLHIPGATKQVVKAFQEFIRSTPYSAYDPETYSGHWKQLTVRTSRRGQAMAIAYFHPQKLSPEELAALKASLAQHFMVGPGKASGVTCLYFVEEGQRKAPSQEGLPLEHVAGDRCIHEDLLGLTFRISPHAFFQVNTPAAEVLYTVIQDWAQLDSGTTVLDVCCGTGTIGLALARKVKRVVGIELCQEAVEDARVNALDNDSKVILAIRRAENLKRLLYVSCNPRAAMGNFVDLCRVPSNRVKGTPFRPVKAVAVDLFPQTPHCEMLVLFERVEHPLSTGALEPRDPPAEPPPGLPDDTPQETQASPPS, from the exons ATGGATGACGAGCTCGACAGCGGA GGCCGGGCGCACGTGCAGGGCCCCGACCAGGACGGCCCCGGCGCTCCGGGCAGCCCCGCGGCCCCAGGAccccagcaggaggaggaggagcaggacgCCGAGGCCGCGGGGCCTGGGGCTCCGCCTGGGCCCTACAGTTACATCCGGGCGGGCCTGTTCACTTCGGAGATCTTCAAGTTGGAGCTGCAGAACGTACCGCGCCACGCCAGCTTCAGCGACGTGCGGCGCTTCCTGGGCCGCTTTGGGCTGCAGCCCCACAAAACGAAACTCTTCGGGCAGCCTCCCTGCGCCTTCGTGACATTCCGCAACGCCGCCGAGCGCGACAAGGCCCTTCGAGTGCTGCATGGCGCCCTGTGGAAGGGCCGCCCTCTCAGCGTGCGTCTGGCCAGGCCCAAGGCTGATCCCATGGCCAGGAAGAGGCAGCGTGAGGATGAGGGTGAGCCGCCGGCCCCACTGGCCACGTGCATCGCTGATGTAGTCACCCCTCTTTGGGCCGTGCCCTACCAGGAGCAGCTTGAGCGGAAGCGGATGGAGTGTGAGCAGGTGCTGCAGAAGCTGGCCAA GGAAGTTGGGAGCACCAGCCGCGCCACGCTTCCTTGGCTGCCCTCACAGAGGCACAAGCACAACAAGGTCTGCTGCCCCCTGGAGGGGGTCAGGCCGTCACCCCAGCAG ACCGAGTACCGCAACAAGTGTGAGTTTCTGGTCGGCATCGGGGTGGATGGGGAAGACAACACAGTTGGCTGCCGACTGGGCAAGTACAAGGGCGGGACGTGTGCCGTGGCAGCCCCATACGACACCCTGCACATCCCCGGGGCCACCAAGCAGGTGGTGAAGGCCTTCCAGGAGTTCATCCG GTCTACTCCATACTCGGCCTACGACCCCGAGACGTACTCGGGCCACTGGAAGCAGCTGACTGTGCGCACCAGCCGCCGTGGCCAAGCCATGGCCATTGCCTACTTTCACCCCCAG AAACTGAGCCCTGAGGAGCTGGCGGCGCTGAAGGCCTCTCTGGCCCAGCACTTCATGGTGGGGCCAGGCAAGGCCAGTGGGGTGACCTGCCTCTACTTCGTGGAGGAGGGACAACG AAAGGCTCCTAGTCAGGAGGGCCTGCCTCTGGAGCACGTGGCTGGGGACCGGTGTATCCACGAGGACCTGCTGGGATTGACCTTCCGGATCTCCCCTCATGCCTTCTTCCAG GTGAACACCCCCGCGGCCGAGGTGCTCTATACAGTCATCCAGGACTGGGCCCAGCTGGACTCGGGGACCACAGTGCTGGACGTGTGCTGTGGCACCGGCACCATCGGCCTGGCCCTGGCCCGG AAGGTGAAGAGAGTTGTGGGGATCGAGCTGTGCCAGGAGGCTGTGGAGGACGCCCGGGTGAATGCCTTGGACAACG ATTCCAAGGTGATCCTGGCCATCCGCAGAGCCGAGAACCTCAAGCGGCTCCTGTACGTCTCCTGCAACCCCCGGGCAGCAATGGGCAATTTTGTGGA cctctGTAGGGTTCCATCCAACCGCGTCAAGGGCACTCCGTTCCGGCCAGTCAAGGCTGTGGCCGTGGACCTGTTCCCGCAGACCCCGCACTGTGAGATGCTGGTCTTGTTTGAGAGGGTGGAGCACCCTCTCAGCACGGGGGCCCTGGAGCCCCGGGATCCTCCAGCCGAGCCCCCACCAGGGCTGCCAGATGACACCCCACAGGAAACCCAGGCCTCCCCGCCTTCTTAG